One window from the genome of Natrinema caseinilyticum encodes:
- a CDS encoding thiamine-binding protein, with the protein MTAIARLEIIPVREEHMSDQIAAAIDALDEFDITYELTPMDTVMEADDVSEIFRAAAAAHDAIDEERVITSLEIDDQPDREQHTSDRVTTVEHRLGRSASR; encoded by the coding sequence ATGACAGCAATAGCCAGACTCGAGATCATTCCGGTTCGAGAGGAGCACATGTCGGACCAGATCGCCGCCGCGATCGACGCACTCGACGAGTTCGATATCACGTACGAACTGACGCCGATGGACACGGTCATGGAAGCCGACGACGTAAGCGAAATCTTCCGGGCCGCGGCCGCCGCACACGACGCGATCGACGAAGAACGGGTCATCACGTCGCTGGAGATCGACGATCAGCCCGATCGGGAACAGCACACGTCGGATCGAGTGACCACGGTCGAACACCGGCTCGGTCG
- a CDS encoding sodium:calcium antiporter has protein sequence MGPHAALGLSSILALVLASELVVRKLERLAKFYGLSEVVIGLTVVSIGTSLPEIASHLVSSVQIVSGLGDSRTISATVLGGNIGSDVVQQTLILGLVVVAVGGFRFSREFLVRGYAPMIGTTLLTLILAWDGMLTRLDGVVLLGVFLLYMSVLYSTRSDIIQETGTNPPSDDPRRDAVISVVALLTVVVSAHVLFRTVEFYVNRTSLEGSLIGVLVLGIGAASPEMSTAIMGVREGAEGISLGTLIGSNITNPLLGIGLGAVISTYHVPRPLIYWDLPMETITAAILLTYLLTKDDVGVFLGRVAGAIGRPETKLKLELVEERHLGRVGAAMLIALYFVYLFGRISYFPTDF, from the coding sequence ATGGGGCCACACGCCGCTCTCGGGTTGTCGTCCATACTGGCGCTCGTACTCGCTTCTGAACTGGTCGTCCGAAAGCTGGAACGGCTCGCCAAATTCTACGGCCTGTCGGAAGTCGTGATCGGATTGACGGTCGTGTCGATCGGAACGAGTCTCCCCGAAATCGCGTCACATCTCGTCTCGTCGGTCCAGATCGTGTCCGGTCTGGGGGATTCTCGAACGATTTCGGCGACCGTTCTGGGCGGAAATATCGGTTCCGACGTGGTACAGCAAACCCTAATATTAGGGCTCGTCGTCGTTGCAGTGGGGGGATTTCGTTTCTCGAGGGAATTCCTCGTTCGGGGATACGCGCCGATGATCGGAACGACGCTCCTGACGTTGATACTCGCGTGGGACGGAATGCTCACCCGCCTCGACGGTGTCGTTCTGCTCGGCGTGTTTCTGTTGTACATGTCCGTTCTCTATTCGACCCGAAGTGACATCATTCAGGAAACGGGAACGAACCCGCCGTCCGACGATCCAAGACGAGACGCCGTTATCTCGGTGGTGGCTCTTCTCACCGTCGTCGTCTCCGCTCACGTCCTGTTTCGGACAGTCGAGTTCTACGTCAATCGAACCAGTTTAGAAGGGTCGCTCATCGGTGTGCTCGTACTCGGTATCGGCGCTGCCTCCCCCGAGATGTCGACTGCGATAATGGGGGTGCGGGAAGGTGCGGAGGGGATCTCACTCGGGACGTTGATCGGAAGTAATATCACGAATCCACTGCTTGGAATCGGTCTCGGCGCGGTGATATCGACGTACCACGTTCCGCGACCGTTGATTTACTGGGACCTGCCGATGGAAACGATTACTGCCGCGATTCTCCTGACATACTTGCTAACCAAAGACGACGTCGGCGTGTTTCTCGGACGCGTGGCTGGGGCCATCGGACGGCCCGAAACGAAACTGAAACTCGAGCTGGTCGAGGAACGGCATCTGGGAAGGGTCGGTGCGGCGATGTTGATCGCGCTGTATTTCGTCTATCTTTTCGGTCGGATTTCGTACTTCCCGACCGACTTCTAG
- a CDS encoding IS5 family transposase, translated as MSKISRFTGKVVTLAKNAVGGRGESAAPQGGGGFADYAVVSLHCLRIYLEKSYREALDLLSEMPQILADIGLEKADLPDHSTLVKAFDRIKMAVWRVVLRLSAQLHEPSGHVAMDATFFDRENASKHYCRRTNYRVKTLKTTALVDTASQAILDVHCTTEKRHDTQIGWQLARRNAGELHSLAADKGYDWQRLRDKLREEDVRPLIKHREFRPIDHAHNARIDGTLYGQRALSETVFSVIKRTLGDAVRARSWYREFREIVLMCVVYNIKRAVS; from the coding sequence ATGTCCAAAATCTCCCGCTTCACCGGGAAGGTCGTGACGTTGGCTAAAAATGCTGTTGGTGGCCGAGGCGAATCCGCCGCCCCACAGGGTGGCGGCGGATTCGCCGACTATGCCGTTGTTTCGCTGCATTGTCTCCGGATTTACTTAGAGAAGTCCTACCGCGAAGCGCTTGATCTATTGAGCGAGATGCCACAAATACTGGCGGATATCGGCCTTGAGAAGGCCGATCTCCCTGATCACTCGACGCTAGTAAAGGCGTTTGATAGGATCAAGATGGCAGTCTGGCGAGTGGTGCTGCGCCTATCGGCGCAGCTCCACGAGCCATCTGGTCACGTTGCGATGGACGCGACGTTTTTCGACCGCGAGAACGCGAGCAAACACTACTGCCGTCGAACGAATTACCGCGTGAAGACGCTCAAGACAACCGCTCTCGTCGATACAGCGTCACAAGCTATCCTCGACGTTCACTGTACGACCGAGAAACGTCACGACACGCAGATCGGCTGGCAACTCGCCCGCCGCAACGCGGGCGAGTTGCACAGCCTCGCCGCAGACAAGGGTTATGATTGGCAACGACTACGTGATAAACTCCGGGAAGAGGACGTAAGACCGCTGATCAAGCATCGAGAGTTCCGTCCCATCGATCACGCGCATAACGCGCGGATCGATGGGACTCTCTATGGTCAAAGAGCACTGTCTGAGACCGTCTTCTCGGTGATCAAGCGCACGCTCGGCGACGCCGTGCGTGCGCGATCCTGGTATCGAGAGTTCCGTGAAATCGTGCTGATGTGTGTCGTCTACAACATCAAGCGTGCTGTGAGCTAG
- a CDS encoding sodium:phosphate symporter, translated as MSNRSSLTISFQVVVTVALFLFAIRLLGSAVETLSPVLRRVLEQVVVGDRSALGISWFASYVLANGSVVAALSVSLFSSDLIVRSQLFLMVVGSRLGGAAVVIFIGAFDYLNEELDTLSDSVSLGLLTFLLTHSIYLPVLVVGYVTLPLIEETGLVGKTGLGSAIDTGGTEAIDMVAAGQGVPGIQTHIPDLPSLFSGWIIQSFGGGVAFLLAIGLIFSSMRLFDRTLDKIDKQRLRRRYLVKLNNKWTSFGLGLVFTGLTTSVAFSLGVIVPLYNRGHIKRNEIIPYVLGANIGTLVDTLIVAVALNTPVGVATVALLLAISFVVSMIPMAFYSKYTRIIDSTQSELVNDLFYFIGFLVTLLIVPILLIVL; from the coding sequence GTGTCTAATCGGTCGTCGCTTACAATTTCGTTTCAGGTAGTCGTCACGGTCGCCCTCTTTTTATTCGCGATACGGTTGCTCGGATCGGCGGTCGAAACCCTCTCTCCGGTCTTGCGACGGGTTCTCGAGCAAGTCGTCGTCGGGGATCGGTCAGCCCTCGGTATCAGTTGGTTCGCTTCGTACGTGTTGGCGAACGGTTCGGTCGTCGCTGCCCTTTCCGTCTCGTTGTTCAGTTCCGACCTCATCGTTCGGTCGCAGTTATTCCTCATGGTCGTCGGTTCCAGACTCGGCGGCGCGGCCGTCGTCATCTTTATCGGAGCGTTCGACTATCTAAACGAAGAGCTCGACACGCTCAGCGATTCGGTCAGCCTCGGACTGCTCACGTTTTTGCTCACTCACTCTATCTATCTGCCCGTGCTGGTAGTGGGGTACGTTACGTTGCCGCTGATCGAAGAGACAGGACTCGTCGGAAAGACCGGGCTGGGGAGCGCGATCGACACTGGCGGAACCGAGGCGATCGATATGGTGGCGGCTGGGCAGGGGGTTCCTGGAATACAGACGCACATCCCGGACTTGCCGTCGTTGTTCTCCGGATGGATCATTCAGTCGTTCGGAGGGGGTGTCGCGTTCCTCCTGGCGATCGGGTTGATCTTTTCCAGCATGCGGTTATTCGATAGAACGCTCGATAAGATCGACAAGCAGCGATTGCGACGGCGATACCTGGTCAAACTCAATAACAAGTGGACGTCGTTCGGACTCGGCCTCGTGTTCACCGGTCTGACGACGAGCGTCGCGTTTTCGCTCGGCGTTATCGTTCCGCTCTATAACAGGGGCCACATCAAACGCAACGAGATAATCCCGTACGTTCTGGGGGCGAACATCGGGACCCTGGTCGACACCCTCATCGTCGCAGTCGCACTGAACACGCCCGTCGGTGTCGCGACTGTGGCACTCTTGCTCGCGATCAGTTTCGTCGTTTCGATGATCCCGATGGCGTTCTATTCGAAGTATACGAGGATTATCGACTCGACGCAGTCAGAACTGGTCAACGATCTTTTCTACTTTATCGGGTTCCTCGTGACGCTACTTATCGTCCCGATCCTGCTCATCGTTCTCTGA
- a CDS encoding Hsp20/alpha crystallin family protein: protein MEDEPNADEFGDSTRDSEEIPIDITEQRDEILVGAELPGLRKQDIDVSVSENTLTIEAEREDGRIARSVDLPEPIVPKRVDASYEDGVLWLTLRKQH, encoded by the coding sequence ATGGAAGACGAACCAAACGCGGACGAATTCGGCGATTCGACCCGGGACAGCGAGGAGATACCGATCGATATCACGGAACAGCGTGACGAAATTCTCGTCGGTGCCGAACTGCCCGGGTTGCGCAAGCAAGACATCGACGTGAGCGTAAGCGAGAACACGCTCACGATCGAGGCCGAACGCGAGGACGGCCGGATCGCTCGGTCGGTCGATCTACCGGAACCGATCGTCCCGAAACGCGTCGACGCGAGCTACGAGGACGGCGTTCTCTGGCTGACGCTACGAAAACAACACTGA
- a CDS encoding CBS domain-containing protein: protein MDIADIISTEFASFDAYTPVSKLSGAFEDPTLKAAVVTDGGELEGVITRKQLEASHRHPQQKARSIVWPVPTVERYEDVREVARLMIGGDTFVLPVVANDEVVGVVTADAILRKVRPFLSVLTVDDVATWGVTTVAENTTLGEAVHQFRENRVTHLPVVDGGNLTGMLSLSDVIDFTTRSVARSQGGSPRGFDEHGGSGARAGYRSHGGFGERGETERLLDLPVRDVLTAPVATIEPSRPLDEAVGEMFDRGTSSLVVTRDGRADGIVTKTDVLESLTWTDRARSPVQVFGIELLDDISYDEVSDMIDDVARKYGDMTVLEAKVHLHEHDETYRGLPLILARIRLYTDKGYFVAQDEGFGASHALHLARNALEREVLKGKTYGRTKKHPDEDYWSKMQGWWLTGD from the coding sequence ATGGACATTGCTGATATCATTTCCACGGAGTTCGCTTCGTTCGACGCGTACACGCCGGTCTCGAAGCTATCCGGCGCGTTCGAGGATCCGACGCTCAAAGCCGCCGTCGTCACCGATGGCGGGGAATTAGAGGGTGTAATCACCCGGAAACAGCTCGAAGCCTCGCATCGACATCCACAGCAGAAGGCTCGATCGATCGTCTGGCCCGTCCCGACCGTCGAACGCTACGAGGACGTTCGGGAGGTCGCTCGCCTGATGATCGGCGGCGATACGTTCGTCCTGCCGGTCGTGGCGAACGACGAGGTCGTCGGCGTAGTCACCGCCGATGCGATATTACGAAAAGTTCGGCCGTTTCTCAGCGTGCTCACCGTCGACGACGTCGCGACGTGGGGCGTGACGACGGTCGCGGAGAATACGACGCTCGGGGAGGCCGTCCACCAGTTCCGTGAGAATAGGGTGACACACCTCCCGGTGGTCGACGGGGGGAACCTCACGGGAATGCTCAGTCTCAGCGACGTGATCGACTTTACGACCCGCAGCGTCGCGCGGAGTCAAGGGGGGTCACCGCGCGGCTTCGACGAGCACGGTGGTTCCGGTGCACGGGCTGGCTACCGTTCACACGGCGGGTTCGGAGAGCGCGGCGAAACCGAACGTCTCCTGGATCTCCCGGTTCGAGACGTGCTGACAGCGCCGGTCGCGACGATCGAACCCTCCCGACCCTTAGACGAAGCCGTCGGAGAGATGTTCGACCGCGGCACGTCGTCGCTCGTCGTGACGCGGGACGGGAGAGCGGACGGAATCGTAACGAAGACGGACGTCCTCGAGTCGCTCACGTGGACCGACAGGGCTCGCAGCCCCGTTCAGGTTTTCGGGATCGAGTTGCTGGACGACATCTCCTACGACGAAGTCAGCGACATGATCGACGACGTCGCCCGGAAATACGGCGATATGACAGTGCTCGAGGCGAAGGTCCACCTCCACGAACACGACGAAACGTATCGTGGCCTGCCGCTCATCCTCGCTCGAATACGACTGTACACCGACAAGGGGTACTTCGTCGCGCAAGACGAGGGCTTCGGCGCCAGCCACGCACTGCATCTCGCGCGAAACGCGCTGGAACGCGAGGTACTGAAAGGAAAAACGTACGGCCGAACGAAGAAACACCCGGACGAGGACTACTGGTCGAAAATGCAGGGCTGGTGGTTGACCGGGGACTAG
- the rpl12p gene encoding 50S ribosomal protein P1 translates to MEYVYAALILHEADHEISEESVTDVLEAAGVDVEESRAKALVAALEDVDIEEAVAEATIGAPAPAPAPAEAEAPEAEEEGPEEAEAEEEEPEEEEEATGEGLGELFG, encoded by the coding sequence ATGGAATACGTATACGCAGCCCTCATACTGCACGAAGCGGATCACGAAATTTCCGAAGAGAGCGTCACCGACGTCCTCGAGGCGGCCGGCGTCGACGTCGAGGAGTCACGCGCGAAGGCCCTCGTCGCTGCTCTCGAGGACGTCGACATCGAGGAAGCCGTTGCGGAGGCGACGATCGGTGCGCCAGCGCCCGCTCCAGCCCCGGCGGAGGCCGAAGCGCCAGAAGCCGAGGAGGAAGGGCCGGAAGAAGCGGAAGCCGAGGAAGAAGAACCGGAAGAGGAGGAAGAAGCGACGGGCGAGGGGCTCGGAGAACTGTTCGGATAA
- a CDS encoding universal stress protein yields MTVHVLVPVDRSSQSIAGLVYTLVSFPDATVTALHVLDSQHDAYAEVGSPESHDETVQRAGERILERATEIGADYERAVETVLESGLPHRTIVEYTVEHDIDHVVMGSHGESPIVRPFLGHVSEAVVRRAPVSTTIVPESRSQLLQRDLPGRILVPVDGSDQSLAALEYATDRFPSGRITILHAVALPFDYDVEAIDGTYLESIVDTVTERGEAILEAAREAVEDDVVEAELSYGDPSRSIVDYAAENDFDQIIMGSHGRSLPARIITGSVAETVSRRSTLPVTLIRGHPDGSS; encoded by the coding sequence ATGACTGTACACGTCCTCGTCCCGGTCGACCGGTCGTCTCAATCGATCGCGGGTCTCGTATACACGCTCGTGTCGTTTCCGGACGCGACCGTCACCGCGCTGCACGTCCTCGATAGCCAACACGATGCGTACGCGGAGGTCGGGTCCCCCGAATCACACGACGAAACGGTCCAGCGGGCCGGCGAACGGATCCTCGAGCGTGCGACCGAGATCGGCGCGGACTACGAACGAGCGGTCGAGACGGTACTCGAGTCTGGATTACCGCATCGAACCATCGTCGAGTACACCGTCGAACACGACATCGACCACGTCGTGATGGGAAGTCACGGGGAATCGCCGATCGTTCGGCCGTTTCTCGGACACGTAAGCGAAGCGGTCGTCAGGAGAGCGCCCGTCTCGACGACGATCGTTCCGGAATCTCGATCACAACTCCTCCAGCGAGACCTCCCCGGCCGGATTCTGGTTCCCGTCGACGGGTCCGACCAGTCGCTCGCTGCACTCGAGTACGCGACGGACCGGTTTCCATCGGGACGAATCACGATCCTCCACGCCGTGGCGCTTCCGTTCGACTACGACGTCGAGGCGATCGACGGAACGTATCTCGAGTCCATCGTCGACACGGTTACCGAGCGAGGGGAAGCAATACTCGAAGCAGCCCGCGAGGCCGTCGAAGACGACGTCGTCGAAGCCGAACTGAGTTATGGGGACCCGTCACGATCCATCGTCGACTACGCGGCGGAGAACGACTTCGATCAGATTATCATGGGTAGTCACGGCCGGTCCCTTCCGGCCAGAATCATCACCGGAAGCGTCGCCGAGACCGTCTCACGCCGATCGACGCTCCCCGTGACGCTGATACGAGGTCACCCCGACGGGTCGTCGTAG
- a CDS encoding site-2 protease family protein, whose product MIRSFRIGSLFGIPVKLDVTFLVILPALAWLIASQIADLTPVLNGLLGTELTVEPLTTGVTPWLLGLAAAIGLFGSVLLHELGHSLVAIRYGFPIDSITLWLLGGVARLTDQPTNWRQELAIAIAGPIVSVGLGVAFYALVVVVPAALEPIQFVLAYLAVINVVLAAFNLLPGFPMDGGRVLRAILARNRPFAEATAQAAQVGKVVAMFLGLIGLLGFNVILIAIAFFIYITATSEARQTALQAAVEGITIEDMMTPVSALDTVSPDSTVTELLDSMMTQRHTGYPVVEDGSIVGIVTLEDVRPVAPADRDSTAVREVMTDHLETVSQNDDAAEALTALQRNDIGRLIVRDEDGRFAGLVTRTDVVTALSIGFVRSAREYGDVSEPEERVDEPSTSLDRPRW is encoded by the coding sequence ATGATCAGGAGCTTCCGGATCGGCTCCCTCTTCGGCATCCCGGTCAAGCTAGACGTCACGTTCCTCGTGATCCTTCCGGCACTCGCCTGGCTCATCGCATCTCAGATCGCGGACCTCACGCCGGTACTCAACGGATTGCTCGGAACGGAACTTACGGTCGAACCCCTCACGACGGGTGTCACACCGTGGCTGCTCGGGCTCGCCGCGGCGATCGGTCTGTTCGGGAGCGTGCTGCTCCACGAACTCGGTCACTCGCTCGTCGCGATCCGCTACGGATTCCCCATCGACTCGATCACGCTCTGGCTGCTCGGCGGTGTTGCACGACTCACCGACCAGCCGACGAACTGGCGACAGGAACTCGCGATCGCGATCGCCGGTCCGATCGTGAGCGTCGGACTCGGGGTCGCGTTCTACGCCCTCGTCGTCGTGGTTCCGGCGGCCCTCGAACCGATACAGTTCGTTCTCGCGTATCTCGCGGTCATCAACGTGGTGCTCGCAGCGTTCAACTTACTGCCGGGGTTTCCGATGGACGGCGGGCGCGTCCTGCGCGCGATACTGGCACGGAACCGTCCCTTCGCCGAAGCGACCGCACAGGCGGCACAGGTCGGGAAGGTGGTCGCCATGTTTCTCGGCCTGATCGGACTCCTCGGGTTCAACGTCATCTTGATCGCCATCGCGTTTTTCATCTACATCACGGCGACCAGCGAAGCCCGCCAGACCGCACTGCAAGCGGCCGTCGAGGGGATCACGATCGAGGACATGATGACCCCCGTCAGCGCCCTCGATACCGTCTCGCCCGACAGCACGGTGACCGAACTCCTCGACTCGATGATGACTCAACGCCACACCGGATATCCGGTGGTCGAAGACGGATCGATCGTCGGAATCGTCACGCTCGAGGACGTTCGTCCCGTCGCCCCGGCCGACCGGGACTCGACGGCGGTCCGCGAGGTGATGACGGATCACCTCGAGACCGTCTCCCAGAACGACGACGCCGCGGAGGCGCTCACGGCGCTTCAGCGCAACGACATCGGTCGGTTGATCGTCCGCGACGAGGACGGGCGGTTCGCGGGGCTGGTGACCCGCACGGACGTCGTGACCGCCCTCAGTATCGGCTTCGTCCGGTCGGCACGAGAGTACGGGGACGTCTCGGAGCCCGAAGAACGGGTGGACGAACCATCGACGTCTCTCGATCGGCCGCGGTGGTAA
- a CDS encoding universal stress protein has protein sequence MYGTILVPTDGSAGAEAPIAHATELARTYGAAVHTLYVVDTGGEPPAVSGDERDDLLAPSERRGREATIRITDRAEEFDLKASREVREGTPYGEILAYADEYDVDLLVMGTHGRTGADRARLGSTTERVLTLADVPVLSVRLADDSDVPASETISYDRIVIPTDGSDGAIRAAETALDVAEKYDAAVHTVYVVDPTPYDLEDASRSIVGLLTEGGHNATETVAEMARDRDLDATTAVRRGDPADELLEYVSSVDADLVAMGTRGRSVGSGRLLGSTTARVVRRSPIPVLTVT, from the coding sequence ATGTACGGTACGATACTCGTCCCGACCGACGGCAGCGCGGGTGCCGAAGCGCCTATCGCTCACGCGACCGAATTAGCCCGGACCTACGGCGCCGCCGTGCACACGCTGTACGTCGTCGACACGGGCGGCGAACCACCCGCGGTCTCCGGCGACGAGCGCGACGACCTCCTCGCGCCATCGGAGCGCCGGGGACGGGAAGCGACGATTCGAATCACTGACCGGGCCGAGGAGTTCGATCTGAAGGCGTCACGCGAGGTTCGCGAGGGGACTCCCTACGGCGAGATTCTCGCGTATGCGGACGAATACGACGTCGACCTCCTCGTGATGGGGACTCACGGTCGAACCGGTGCGGATCGGGCCCGCCTGGGAAGTACGACCGAACGCGTGCTCACGCTCGCGGACGTGCCCGTCCTTTCGGTCCGCCTGGCTGACGACAGTGACGTCCCCGCGTCGGAAACGATATCGTACGATCGGATCGTGATTCCGACCGACGGGAGCGACGGCGCGATCCGCGCCGCGGAGACCGCACTCGACGTCGCCGAGAAATACGACGCAGCGGTCCACACCGTCTACGTGGTCGATCCGACGCCGTACGATCTCGAGGACGCATCCCGGAGTATCGTCGGGTTGCTCACGGAAGGCGGACACAACGCCACGGAAACGGTCGCGGAGATGGCACGCGACCGAGATCTCGACGCGACGACCGCCGTTCGTCGCGGGGATCCGGCGGACGAACTGCTCGAATACGTCTCGTCGGTCGATGCCGACCTCGTCGCCATGGGCACGCGCGGCCGATCGGTCGGGAGCGGTCGATTGCTCGGAAGCACGACGGCTCGAGTCGTCCGTCGATCGCCGATCCCCGTCTTGACCGTTACGTGA
- a CDS encoding SagB/ThcOx family dehydrogenase — protein MASVELPEPAVDGSTSVERAIATRRSRRSFARTPIEIEDVSQLLWAAQGRTHERDGVEMRAAPSAGATYPLTVFLEVAPGGSGQLAPGLYRYEPERHGLETTLETAIHDEFAAASSGQAVVDAAPVTVVLTADYDRTRRQYPAHGERYVHMEAGHVAENVHLVCEARGLNTCPVGAFSERALADALSLPGRLAPLYLLPVGRRPSLTG, from the coding sequence ATGGCTTCGGTCGAACTCCCCGAACCCGCCGTAGACGGATCGACGAGCGTCGAACGAGCGATCGCGACCAGGCGGAGTCGCCGTTCGTTCGCCCGAACGCCGATCGAAATCGAGGACGTCTCCCAGCTACTGTGGGCGGCACAGGGTCGCACCCACGAACGAGACGGCGTCGAGATGCGAGCTGCACCCAGTGCCGGCGCGACCTATCCGCTCACCGTGTTTCTCGAGGTCGCACCGGGTGGAAGCGGGCAGCTGGCGCCTGGATTGTACCGATACGAACCGGAGCGACACGGGCTCGAGACGACGCTCGAGACGGCGATCCACGACGAGTTCGCGGCGGCGTCGTCGGGCCAGGCGGTCGTCGACGCCGCACCGGTAACGGTCGTGCTGACGGCGGACTACGATCGAACGCGGCGGCAGTATCCCGCCCACGGCGAGCGATACGTCCACATGGAGGCCGGACACGTCGCGGAGAACGTCCACCTCGTGTGCGAGGCACGCGGATTGAACACCTGTCCGGTCGGGGCGTTCTCCGAGCGCGCCCTCGCGGACGCGCTCTCGCTTCCCGGGCGACTGGCGCCGCTGTATCTGTTGCCGGTCGGTCGGCGGCCGTCTCTCACGGGGTAG
- a CDS encoding universal stress protein has translation MSRQLLVPVDGSPLSKRALEYAFDEEGSISVVALHVIDPSDPGYSSATDVDVRNEPPHGSREWYQRAAEEEERIFDDARELAADSDADLSTDSALGEPAREIVDYAEDNDIDQIVLGGHGRSGTTRMLLGSVAEMVVRRSPVSVTVVR, from the coding sequence ATGTCTCGTCAACTACTCGTACCCGTCGATGGGTCACCGCTGTCGAAACGAGCGCTCGAGTACGCGTTCGACGAAGAGGGCTCCATCTCGGTCGTCGCGCTCCACGTGATCGATCCGAGCGATCCGGGGTACAGTTCCGCAACCGACGTGGACGTGCGAAACGAACCGCCACACGGCTCCAGGGAATGGTACCAACGGGCCGCCGAAGAGGAAGAGCGGATCTTCGACGACGCGCGCGAACTGGCGGCCGACAGCGACGCGGACCTCTCGACCGATTCCGCGCTCGGCGAACCGGCGCGCGAGATCGTCGACTACGCCGAGGACAACGATATCGACCAGATCGTACTCGGAGGCCACGGACGATCCGGCACGACGCGGATGTTACTCGGCAGCGTCGCCGAGATGGTCGTTCGCCGATCGCCGGTTAGCGTCACCGTGGTTCGGTGA
- a CDS encoding CBS domain-containing protein translates to MKITDIVSDEYVEFTPETPVSKLVGTFDDSDVKGVLIRGEEFEGVVTRRQLATSHRQPDEKLGSLVWHVPRLEPDEDVRKVARLMIESDTQLLPVFEDRDLVGVVTADALLRTVTPFLDAATVAEAYSDDLVSVDPTATLGDALNVFRENHITHLPVVESNAAAGILSLYDVTDLTVRAEVQSQGGDAGGTDPFGGDISASTGRSRRGGFGAREGEPARILDLPVRDIMTAPVRTISPTETLETAIEEMFEIGASSLVVTTDGQPFGIVTKTDILEALTWEIGGNRAVQIYGTDLIDDATYDDIVAMIDTFDERDHEMTVLDAKIHLHEHDETRRGTPLLLARIRLHTDRGLYVASGEGYGASHAFNEAREILDRQIRDEKTYGRSKKPPNEAFWEKRFGWLLEE, encoded by the coding sequence ATGAAAATAACTGACATCGTTTCTGATGAGTACGTCGAATTCACTCCGGAGACGCCGGTTTCGAAGCTCGTCGGGACGTTCGACGATTCGGACGTCAAGGGCGTCCTGATACGAGGCGAGGAGTTCGAAGGAGTGGTCACCAGAAGACAACTCGCCACATCGCATCGCCAACCCGACGAAAAGCTCGGATCGTTGGTCTGGCACGTCCCCCGACTCGAGCCCGACGAGGACGTCCGGAAGGTGGCGCGGCTCATGATCGAGAGCGACACCCAGTTGCTTCCCGTCTTCGAGGATCGGGACCTGGTCGGCGTCGTCACCGCGGACGCACTCCTGCGGACGGTCACGCCGTTTCTCGACGCGGCGACCGTCGCCGAGGCCTACTCGGACGACCTCGTCTCGGTCGATCCGACGGCGACCCTCGGCGACGCACTCAACGTGTTCCGGGAGAACCACATCACTCATCTCCCCGTCGTCGAGTCGAACGCGGCAGCCGGTATCCTCAGCCTCTACGATGTGACGGATCTGACGGTCCGAGCGGAGGTGCAGAGTCAGGGTGGCGATGCGGGTGGCACGGACCCGTTCGGCGGCGACATCTCCGCCAGCACGGGGCGCTCACGCCGGGGCGGCTTCGGCGCTCGAGAGGGCGAGCCCGCGCGGATCCTCGACCTCCCAGTCCGCGACATCATGACGGCGCCGGTGCGAACGATTTCGCCGACCGAAACGCTCGAGACGGCGATCGAGGAAATGTTCGAGATCGGCGCCTCGTCGCTGGTCGTCACGACCGACGGGCAGCCCTTCGGGATCGTCACGAAAACCGACATTCTCGAGGCGCTCACGTGGGAGATCGGCGGCAACCGGGCCGTTCAGATCTACGGAACCGACCTGATAGACGACGCGACCTACGACGATATCGTCGCCATGATCGACACGTTCGACGAGAGGGATCACGAGATGACCGTACTCGACGCGAAGATCCACCTCCACGAACACGACGAGACCCGCCGCGGGACGCCGCTGCTGCTCGCCCGCATCCGGTTGCACACCGACCGGGGCCTGTACGTCGCCTCCGGAGAGGGCTACGGCGCGAGTCACGCGTTCAACGAAGCGCGCGAGATCCTGGACCGACAAATCCGCGACGAGAAGACCTACGGACGGAGCAAGAAGCCGCCGAACGAGGCGTTCTGGGAGAAGCGCTTCGGCTGGCTCTTAGAGGAGTAG